Below is a window of candidate division WOR-3 bacterium DNA.
CGAATCCTCCGGGTTGCCGGGTTCAGTGAGAAAACCGTTCGTCCCGTTCCGGACAATTTCCTTTGATCCGTCGACGGCTGTAACCACAACCGGTTTGCCGGCCGCCATTGCCTGAAGAACAACCTGAGGCAGTCCTTCCCACAGGGACACTAGCAGAAATATGTCCAAAGAACTCATCAGCTGAGGCACGTCGTTTCTCCATCCGAGAAATTTAAGTTTATCTGCTATATCAAGCTGACTTGCCAGCTTTTTCGATTCTGAAAAAAGAGGACCTCCTCCGGCGATGAAAAAAAACGAGTCGGGTCTTTTTTTTAGGACTATTCCGGCGGTTTTTACAAAATCGAGGGGCGCTTTCTGCGGCTTGAAGTTAGAAATACTCCCGACAATGATGCAATTTTCGGGAAATCCGAGTTTTCGCTTCAAAGACCGGTCGCATAAAATTCTGAAAGGTGTTAAATCAGTGACCGCTCTTGCGACTGCATATTTTTCCGGTTTCCCGATTTTATAGCCCATTCCTTTTTTTATATCCTCCTTAGTGACAACGACGAGTCTGCTGGTGAACAAAGAGGTCAATTTTTCAAACAAAACTGCCATGCCGAGAAAAAAAGGGTTTTGCCGCGGATTGAAACTCCAGCCGTGAACAGTGTGAACACAAGGGACTGATAAAAGAAGACACGCCCACCTGCCCAGCAGTCCAGCTTTCGAACTGTTCGTGTGGACGATGCAATCAAATTCGCTTTTTATTTTTTTCACTGTTTTGAGTATTTGCCAAAAAGCACAAATGTCTTCTGCTGGATTTATCTCCCTGGCCAAGCTTCTTGCTACAAACACTCTTCCCGGATATTCTTTCCGAGCCGAAGACATCAGCAGGCCGCCTCTGCCAGTTATGAGCACGGAATTTTTTTTGTTTTTCAGAATTTCAAGGACGGTCAGTTGAGCTCCGCCCTTTTCGAGCTTGGTGATTATCTGTACTATTTTCATTTACCGTATAAAAAAACGGTCATATCCATTGCGTCCCCAATGGATTCTTCCATCGAAGAATACTCCCACCTGCCGTACCTTCCGAGAGGAAAAATGGATTTTTCTTTGAAA
It encodes the following:
- a CDS encoding glycosyltransferase family 4 protein, yielding MKIVQIITKLEKGGAQLTVLEILKNKKNSVLITGRGGLLMSSARKEYPGRVFVARSLAREINPAEDICAFWQILKTVKKIKSEFDCIVHTNSSKAGLLGRWACLLLSVPCVHTVHGWSFNPRQNPFFLGMAVLFEKLTSLFTSRLVVVTKEDIKKGMGYKIGKPEKYAVARAVTDLTPFRILCDRSLKRKLGFPENCIIVGSISNFKPQKAPLDFVKTAGIVLKKRPDSFFFIAGGGPLFSESKKLASQLDIADKLKFLGWRNDVPQLMSSLDIFLLVSLWEGLPQVVLQAMAAGKPVVVTAVDGSKEIVRNGTNGFLTEPGNPEDSADKIIKLIDDATQRVKMGKEGNKTVSEGFTVDEMMKALERVWSEAKSPLEEIKISLFGKL